The region AAAACACCAGCAGTGTTGGCAGATGTCTTCTGCCCACTTGAATTGCCACCCAGAGCCACAGGACAAACCCCCAACAAGCATGAGGGATGACCTCTCCCCACAGAGCTCCAAGTGGGGCAAGGAGGTTCATGAAATGCAGGGGTACTGCCCAGTACACCGTGCAGAAGACTGAGAGTATGATGCCCAAGCTGCAGGAACAGGCCACAGAGCCCTGTGGCCCCCTTCCCTCCTCAGTGGCTCCGACATTTAACTGAAGCCACAGTGAGCATCTCCTGGTGAGTATGAGCAGGACTCACAGCTGGGTTTGCCCAGAGCCAGCCATTCTGATGCCTTGTTAAGTTTTAAGAGTAAGAAAACTTTTCTGCTGCATCTTTGGAAATGgatgtgaattatttttcttcGTAAGTCACAGAAGCAATATTTTAGGGATCCAAGGCCCTGCCTATACTGAATGAGTGGGTTGCCCCTCCGTACTCATTCCTGGGACCAAAACTTTATATATCACAAGTGCCCACTGCCTACTTCCCCAAATACTTCTCCTTTAAGGCGTCTCCTAACATTCAATCTCAGTAACATACAGTACATATGTCAATAAAAGGAAAGTTACTTCTTAATAAAAAATTGTCCCACCACTCAGCTCCTCTCCCTGAAGTGCTTTACGCTTTCTTACACCATCTGTGGATGTGCAACCTCAAGGTTGCTCTGCTCTGGTGGGTTATAATGCTATCTTGTTtttaaagcttttcctcttgTATTAGGAGTAAGTCTTGTGAACCACCAGAAAATGCCAATTCCCCAAAGCCCTGCCTATATTTGCAGGCTACAACTGATGCCAACCTATTAagctttttaaacattaaaaaaacccaaaaaacaaaaacaagaaacaaaaaaccacatacacacgcgcacacacacactttggcACAGGAGCCTCGTGTTATTTGAGCGTGTTCATGTCTcccatccctcccaccccatcccaaCTGTTTTGGAGAATCACAACCCCTTCTGCCTCATGGAAAAGCTGACCATGAAGCGCTGTTGTTTTGAGTAGCAAAAGAAGGAGGTACAAATGCTAAATGGGCTCCAAAAACAGTCTGGTGTTTAGCACTATAATTTATGCAATGCTGCAAAACTTTTGTACCAGGATGACTAGTTTCAAAACTGCTGGTTgattaaatatacacatacatataaaaattacTAAGTCAACATTTGCTGTTTTCAATGTGAAAACGATAAAATGTAATTCTGAATAATTGTGCATTTGCCATAGGGGTCCTCGTTAAAAGgaccataaaaataattttgtaataaaaaactcttatttttaagtttagtaTTGCCCTCAAGTTCAAAAGTTTAGAGCAAATGTACTGAGTAAGCAGGACTGAAATCTGTTCCTGCCAGGGGTCTGGAAGCCTTGTATTTAGTGACCCCGACGGCAGGCCCAGGGAACCTGACAGCCACTGAGTGTGAACAGTGCCAGGCTCAGCAGCACCTGTTGGCCTGTGAAGCCATCAGAACTGAAGACTGAGGTGGCCCAGCAAGGACCACTCAGCCTCTGCCTCTTTTGTCGCTGGCGGCAGATACTGCTGCAGCTCGCCAGCTCCCTGCACAGAGCTCTGGGGGCACAGAGGTGTGGGGGCTCTGCCTTCTCTTAAGCTACCAGACAAAGCCATTGCGGGAGGGAGGCCTGGGGCCCATGAGCACCAAGGCTGAGAGTGATCTGGGAGCAGATCTTCTACTTggctggaggaggaaggaatatgGAAATTTCAGTGATGCAGAAGTTAGCTGTGCAGGAAGGAAAAGTGCATGTAAGGTAGCTTAAAAACAGATGAAGACCAAACTACTACCGAGAGGGAGGAAGAATGGAGAccactcccttcccctgcccCGCTGGTCAGCCATGCTCCGTGGATCCTGGGGGTTAACATTCATGCTTTCTGAAGCAAGTCTGCTCGTGAAGAAACAGGAACACACTTCTCCTGGTTCTGGCAGGTACACAACTTTCTCAGCAAAGTTCATTTTTGCCAAGTTCAGTTTTATTTGCTTGCTGTTCTGAACCGCTGTCACCGGAATTCATAGATAGGTGCACTGTGTTCAGGGACATGGGTTAGATTGAGAGACTGATACCTGAATGGGGGAAGACAGAGACAGGAGGTAGTCACCTAATGCATACTGGGCAAAGGGTACTAGAAAACCTCCCCAAACCAGAGCTCCCAGCAAATCACACACTtgcacagaaatgcaaattcattttatatttctcaaaTTGAACACAGTctgagttactttttttttttggttaatccTCTTGAATGCATAAGATGAACTCTTTTTGGCATTCTGCTCTGATCATGAAGTAACTGTGGTTGTTTTATAAAAACAAGAGCCTAGTAAGCTCTGGGAGAAGATGCAGACCCAGAGCCCCGGCCCCCGTCACTCTCCCCTCCCACATAATGCTAGGCTGTTGTATCCTAAGAACTTAATGGATAGCACGAgcatattctatatattttttttttgagacagagtctcatcatgtcacccttggtagaatgctgtggcgtcacaggtcacagcaacctcaaactcctgggcttaggtgattctcctgcctcagcctcctgagtagctgggactacaggccccgccacaacacctggctattcctcttttcttgcagttgtcattgttggtttgctggcccaggctgggttcaaacccgccacctctgatgtatgtggctggtgccacaaccactgtgctacaggagccgagccagcACGAGCATATTCTAATTCCAAAGAtaacatggaaaaataatttcactGCTGCCCCAAACCTTGTTTTACCATTCAGTTCATTTTATTGCTTCCCAGGGTACAGTATTAAGCTTGGAAAACATTAGAGCTATCTGAGGTGTTTGTTTCTCCCCACTGATAGGTGCTCCAAGGAGTCccacagaagaagaagaaatactggTGAACAACCCCCATCTGGTAGGACACCCCCCAGACACACCTACAGTCAACAGCTAGGGTGTTAGCTTTCCCTACATGTTTCACATAGGAGTGAGGAAGAACACAGAAAAAACAGTCTGTTTCTTACCCAAAAAATTATCAGGAAAGGAATATGTATTAGCCAGCgagaatatacaaataaaaactaaaaactataatgagatactgCTTTATACCCACTAGGGCAGCTAGAATTATAAAGACATGATAATGAGAGTTGGggaggatatggagaaactggaatcctcatatattgctggtggggaagtaaaatggtacagctattGTGGAAAGCAGTTGGGCGgttccttaaaaagttaaatatagaattactgcatgacccagcaatttcactcctaagTGTGTGCCCAAAGACATTGAAAACAGGAACTAAGATACTTATACACCCATCTTCacaacagcattattcacaataactcAATAAtccaataaataaaatgttgtataaACATACAATAGAAAATTGCTGggcaataaaaatgaagttccaacacatgctataacatggatgaaacttTAAAGTACTATGCTAAGTAAAAAAAGGCCAATGGCAAAGGCCATGTATCATAGGATTCCAGTTAGGTAAATCTGTATACAGAGAAAAGTATGTCAGCCTAAGGCTGAACGGGGATGGGGAGTTGGTGACAGCTAAGGGGTACAAGACTTCCTTttgtggtgatgaaaatgttctaaacttgatggttgtacaactctaTTGATACAGTAAAGACCACTGACTTGTACACATTAAATGATGAATGAATTGcagaatattcaaatattttctcaatacagctgttatttttaaaaaggagtatgaaaagttttaaaaacacactTGAAAACAGAACAACTTCTGAAAGCCTAATAATCATGGTGTTTACTTGCAGATATAATTTTGCTGCCACTGAACAAGGAATTTGATTCAATCTAGGGTAGGATCACTCGCAGGTCACCAAAGTATGAAAATCTGGAAGTAAATAAAGTGTTTCTACTTTCAGAGAGGAAATCATGGTTGCCCATGTCATAAATAGCAGGTGCTTAAGAAGCAGCAAGGAAGCAGGCGAGTCCCCAAAAAAGGTGGCAATAGTTAGCACCAAGGTGATGCTCTGTCCTTCACTGCAGATGAAACACAGGACTTGACTCACACAGCCCAAGGCTATGAGACAGAACCCAAGTGTGCTCAAGACTTACATCTAACAACACtgccacaaaattaaaaaggatgaCAGCAAAATTCACTGTCCACAACTGGATCAAATCACATTTTAGTTATTGATTAAATTTGGGAAGATTAAATATTATACATAACCATCAAGATTGAGATAAAAACATTGCTTAAGAGTATTTAAAAATGAGTTCCTTTACCCAATACTTCATTTTCGACTTGTTTGCTCTGTGGCTGAGACACTATTAACCAGAAACTGAGATCATTTAAGTAGGTCCTTAACATCCAAATAAAGCACAAAATCTACACAGAAATAGGCTGGGAGATTTTCTTTTGAGGCCAAGGGAGAGCCTGGGGGGAGAGCCTCTGCATGGCCTCTGACCCATGGGGCCCTTACCATTCTGAACTCCTATGATAGTAGTAGCCCTCTATGGAGGCTGCCGACTTCTGAAAGCAGATGTAGTAGAACCCAGCAAAGGAAGCACCGCTGATGTCTTTGATTGTGTGGTCTGGAACCAGGAACTGTTCCTGCACACAGACAAGGAGGAGTCAGTGACAGACAACACTCTCTCACCAGACCCTGGAATCTCCCTGTTAAGTATCAGAGGGTTCTAAGGACCACTCCAGAAAAAATACCATCTCATGGTCTAACCCAGACTTGCTGGGTGACAGAGCCTTGGGACCTCAGTCTGACTTCTGAAGCACATTCTTGTGCTCCTGGCACATTCTGTGTATTAAAGCAGCAAGCTCTGTCTTGAGCCCACAGAATCAGCAACTCAGAGAAGGGaccattaataaataaatcatatgtGTACCTACCTACCTGCCTGCCCCTCTTCCTTCTAAACACCACAGACAGAATGACTGGGAAAAGTCATGCTCGATGACATCAAGGATAGTGGTCACTTCTGTAGGTCCATGGACCATTCTCAAAGGGCAGATCAGTTGCCAGTAGCCCCTGTGACAACCCTTCCAGGGGCTGAATACCTTGTCACAAGTAGTCAGAATGGTACTATTCTTGATCAGGCATCTTAGGAGGCAAATGTGCCATGCCTGCTAGACCAAGATATTAGAGGCCACATCCCAGCACCTGCTACCCCAGGAGATGAGGGCAGAAGCCCCAGGGCCTCAGGAGGTTCATGTGAGGCTTACAGATGAGATATCCTGCAAAATTCCTTGGAGACCAAACaactccattgctttttaaaagatacCCTCCTCTCCCTTATTCAGCCTCTAAAATTGCAGTTTTAACAACTTTtgaaggtttgtttgtttgtttttttgagacaggatttcactttgtcacccatgttAGAGTACActggtgtcatcacagttcactgcagcctccaactcctgggcttaagcgatcatcctgccttagcctcccaagtagctgggactgtaggtatgCAACACCATGACcacctaatttttaattttttgtaaagataggccCTCGctatgtcactcaggctggacttaaactcttaactcttggcctcaagccatcctcttgctttggctgtgcaaagtgctaggattacaatgtatgtgagctaccatgcctagctTAAAAGTTTTttcaacattaattttaaaattagaacaaGAAGCTTCCTTTAACAGGTTGTTCAGCTGGCATGCTTCACAGTAGATGACAAGCTCACCAGGGTAGGGCTGACCATTTACTCCATATCTGGCAACGCCTACTCAAAGAGTAGTGATCCCTGCCTCCCAAAATAGTGAGCAATGTAAAGGAACTGGAAAAGTCTAAATAGTCTTTATGAAAGTTGGTATGATTTcaacataaaactttttttttttttttttgctttcttttttggtCTAAACcggtggttctcaagcttcctaatgccatggcccttttttttttttttttttttttttgtagagacagagtctcaccttatcgcccttggtagagtgctgtggcatcacacagctcacagcaacctccaaatccttgggctcaggcgattctcttgcctcagcctcccgagtagctgggactacaggcgcccgccacaacgcccggctattttttttttttttttttttggttgcagtttggccggggctgggtttgaacctgccaccctcggcatatggggccggcgccctacccgctgagccacaggcgccgccctcaacataAAACTTTTTTTCCCATAGACTGGGGACTAGGGGATGGAGGTGGGTGTATGTTCACAAAGTTATTTAACAAACTTGCTTCATGATTCTGCTATCCCATGGTTGTAAATATTGTGCTATCAAAGCAGGGAACATAAATGGCTTCTCTGCCTAAAAGCCAATCCATTGAGTCAGCCAGGTGGAGCTCTTGGAGGACTGCTGAGTAGAAAGCCCACATTCCATTCCTGGTCCCTCATTTCCTGAGCTGGAGGGAAGTAGAGGAGCTGAAACTGTTCTGAGCTCTGTGGAAAGGACACGGAGGCGGGTACCCAGTGCTGGATGGCATTTTAGTCTGTGTGAAAGCAAGGTAGATAAATGACTAAGTTCAAATAAGTCTGGGTCTGCCTTGAATCCACAGAATACTTGAGTGAGTAAACCTGGGGTTCTGATGGAATGCTtgggtgggagaaaggaaagggagaagacACAAATAGGGTGACCATCACCTAGGCCTGAATCCACCCACTAAATGCCAAACAGGGCGAAGGAGAAGCCACCTGGATTGTCGGCAGTTAACCAGGTGCATGCCTACTCCTGACAAGCACATAAAGACCCTGCCATGAAGACAACTGTGATGAGCAATGGACACGGGGAGCCCCTGGTTAGAGCAGACGTGGaatcgcttctcagccttttggctaagatcaagtgtacaCCGGGCATGTGGGCCATCACAGGTGCTGGCATGCTGGGAGTGCGGATAGCTGCCTGGGCGGGGCCTTACCTTCCACCTCATGAAGACATAGTCCCCGTTCTTCAGCTCTTCATAATCGAAGTCATCTGAATTAAACGATTTTGCATACTGATAAAAAGCCAGAAACTTTCCCTGAAAGCAGTAAGGAGAGTGTGATAATTGATCAGCAGAAGGAGAGGCTGGTACCAGAACTACCCTTTCGCACCCAGGTGCATGACAGGTGGGAGGCACAGCTCTTGACAAGGGTAGCCAAGGCCAAGTACTAGTAGGGGCCCTATTTTCACCCCCAGTGAAGGCAGGCCTTAACTCCGGAGCAGATACCTGGACTCCAGCTAAGACACCACTGGACCTGGCAGGGCCCAAGGAAAAGTCCAAAGGATGGAATGGACCCATTTTTAAGCCCCTTTCTCAGAACACCTTAGCACATACAAAAAAGAGCTAAATTAATGAGATCTTGAAGTAAATCCATAGTATCGAAAAAAGTCATgtagaaatacttaaaaataggcggcgcctatggctcagcaggtaaggtgccggccccatataccgagggtggcgggttcaaacccggccccggccaaactgcaatcaaaaaatagccgggcgttgtggcgggcgcctgtagtcccggctactcaggaggctgaggcgagagaatcgcttaagcccaggagttggaggttactgtgagctgtgtgaggccacggcactctaccgagggccataaagtgagactctgtctctacaaaaaaaaaaaaaaaaaaagaaatacttaaaaatagcCTGCCTAGCCTCAGTGGAGAGAGGTTTTAGTGAAACTTGGTCCTCTGACATGATATAGGGGTTTGGGCCAGCTAGTTAAGTAGAAATTAGAAATGGGTTATACCATCATCCTTCTATTCAGTTCTAAGCTTCCTGTGAATACCAAAATCAATGCATGCTTAAGTCTCAGATATAAAATTgcacagtatttgcatataatccaTGTACATCTTCCCATagactttactttttaaagtaaggCATGTGAAGGCAGCCATAGCATCCTGCCCTGCCACACCTTGCATGCCTGCATCAGGGATGGCCATTAGTCCCTCTCTCACCTAGAAGACTTCAAATCCATCCTAGCAGAGGATGCAGTCCCAGATATTCTCCAATGTTCTAGTGGAAGTCAATGGGAAAATTACGAGTTGCTTTCCAGATATTTCAGTTGCAGTCAACCTACCCTAAAGCTGAGTTGTCACTGGGCCTCAATGACTTTGCCTTTTGCATGACCAATTTGAAATGAGAAAGTTTGAATGGGAGATAGGCTGTGGTTTACTACAAGGAAGAACTTTCTACACAAAGCCATCTAGGAGAGGAAAAAGCCATCCCATGAGGTGGCAAGCCAGGCAGTAAGAGCTCAGCATGGGGCAGGTGTGGGTGCTGGTGGCACCagtgacccccccccccaactctaGTTTCTGGTGCCAGGCACCACCTGGCTCCCCCAAGTTTATGGATACTTGGATCTTATTCATTCTCTTGTATTACAGAGACACACAAATGACTGTCCACCTTTTAGTGTTAGTGCTCTAACAATCAGAACATGTAGCTTTCAAAACTACTAaagattaaatttaaatgtaactgAACTCAGCATTTGATAGATATTCTTTTCctaattaaagtaaaaaacattAATAAGCAAAGTACCCAATCTATAGTGAGGTTAACACAGACAATGGTCCACAGTGGTTAGTTTACAGAGGATAAACACATGGGACTGCCTCGCTGTTAAACAAAACTTTAACATTGACATGGTCAACTAGCCAtaaggctatttttctttttcttttttgagacagagcctcactctgctgtcccaggctagagtgccgaggcatcatcgtagctcacagcaacctcaaactctggggctcaagtgatcttcctgcctcagcctccccagcagctagaactacaggtgctccACAAtgccacctaatttttctatttttagtagagatggggtctcactcttgcttgctctggtcttaggaggctgaggcaagagaatctgagctcaagcaatccatccgccttagcctcccagagtgctgggattacaagtgtgagccacagtgcccaagCCCAAAAGTCTATTATGAtagattaaaaatagatttttgaaGACAGAGTACTTGTGAGACAACCAATGAAAAGactccagaaaaataattttaaattgtcaCGAAGTGCTCACTACTGGTAAACGACAATGTTCTACAATTGACAAGTAAAAGAGGGGGAGCCGGTATTTTTCAGTAGTGGATTTAAGAATGTACAGTGTCCACCTGGAACCAGGTGAAAACAAATAGTATGGTTCTGTTGTCACTAGGGAAGCCGTGGGAAGACAGGTTTCCAGAATAGCATCTCCATCTCACGCCAACCCTAAAGGCAGGGTAAATGCTGCCATGTTTCACAGGGCTTTCCCCCAAGTGGAGGTGATTAGAAAGGAACAGTGTTTAGCGTTAAGAATCTTAATGTACGCCTCTGCCCTTCCCACCTGTTTTTCTTCTGTCCAAAATTTTTGCTGTAACTGAGGGGATTACTCTCATTAGATAACAACCTCCTACCTAAGAAGCAGGTCAGACAGTATCTAAACTCTCTTCCTAAGGATGATGGAACCGAGGTTTGTGTGCAGAATGGTCTTTCATTTAGCGGACAACCCCCTTAACTCCCAGCAAGGAAAAATCTCTGGCTCCCAGAACTTCTTCAGTTCTCTGGGTCCCTAGCAACTCAGAGCAAATCAGAGATTTACTTACCCAGTGTTTCCGATCAACATCTTCATCTGCATCCCACTTTCGAGTTAAGAAAGGGTGTTTTTTGCTGATTATTTCTCCTTCAAAGAAGGTTGTAAGTGTTGGGTACTCCTATGGTAAAAGTCCATATATTAAAACAAGCTGATGAATGAGAGTTTCAACCTTCTTATAAAGGATCAACCTTTAACTTCCTTGCAATACTCTGATATTGCTAACTGACAATCCAAACCAGAGTTCGATCCAGCTGATTTACCAAGAAGCTATGGAaatgaatttgaatttaaattgcCCAGATAGGCCAAGcttggtgtctcacacctgtaatcccagtatactgggaggccaaggcaggtggattgcctgagctcaggagtttgagagcagcctgagccagagcgagaccccatctctacaaatagctgggtgttgtggtagtcccagttacttgggaagctgaggcaagagaatcacttcagcccaggagtctaaggttgctgtgagctatgacatcatggcactctaccaggggcaacaaagtgagactctgtctcaaataaataataaataaataaattgcccaGATAGTGGAGCATTTCTTAAAGGAATAGAACCCTTCTTTGACTTTGCTTGTTATGTGTTGATCTCTCAAAAAAGAATGTGAATGATTTCCATCACAAGTACGTCCTGAACATTCCAGGACACAACCAGGTACGACCTGAGCAGGTTTCACTATCCAAGGTATACACTCAAAGTGGCTCCCAAATCCCAGAATCAACAGCTCAGCTTCCATCAAACCACAGATCAACACTCTAGTTTTCAAACTTGCTCAGTCATGGCTTCTTTTTATACCAATTCTTCAAGTTTCCAGATATGGGCTCAATGCTCAatgcccgtagcttagtggttacggcaccagccacatacatcagggctagcgggttcaaacctggccagggcctgctaaacaacgacaacaacaacaaaaaatagcagggtgttgttgtaggcgcctatagtccccgTGACTtaggaagcaagagaatcgcttaagcccaagggtttgaggttgctgtgagctgtgacaacacagcactctactgaggacaacataataagactctatctcaaaaaaaaaaaaaaaaaagtttccagatGTGGCTTTTTTTGGACAATACTTTGACACACAGAGATTCAAGTAATTTATCATATGAACTAAGAACAATTTATCTGAAGGAAAATATATCCAAATCACATTTGCAATATAAAATCACAATCATTAAAAAGCATGCTATTGAAAAAGTAAGTAAGCTGTCATGGGCTGCTTAGAGAActttgtgaaaattttttttttttgagacagtctcactttgtcacccaggctagagtgccatagcatcagcatagctcacagcaacctcaaactactgagttcaagggatcctcctgcctcagcctcctagaagcTGGGTACAGGTGCCCGACATaatacccaactaatttttctattgttagtagagatagggtcttgcttttgctcagactggtctcaaagtccaaacctcaagggatcctcccacctcagcctcctagaatgctatgattacaggcataaggCACTGCACCAGccactttttgaattttatttgctctttgtttatgtgctaataAGCAGACagcaaagatttagaaaaaaataactggaacaaaaaaattaaaacactagaAAGTTTACCATTACTCTGCTCTTTGAAAAACAAATCAACTCACCCCTCACATCAAAACACTTATGGTTTAAATCACTAGTTTTCCTAATAAATGATTCTGCACTAACTTCtttctaaatacatttttttttttttgaagagacagagtctcactttctcgcccttggtagagtgccgtggcatcacactgctcacagcaacctccaactcctaggcctaggtgattctcttgtctcagcctcccgagtaggtgggaccacaggtgcccaccacaatgcctggctatttttttgttgcagttcggccagggccaagattgaacctgccacccttggtaaatggggccggcgtcctacccactgagccacaggcgctgccctctaaaTACATCTTAAGCAGTATTATGAGTATGGCTACAGGACATCCTCAAACTCTGACAATTAACTAAAGTAAATACCTAATAAATGAGATTCAATATGTATAGAAGTcacgaaaaagaaaaaatacttctcaGAGTAGAAACAGGATATTCAAGCACTTGACTATAGCCAATAGGAAGTAATTTACAGTGCCAAAGAAAAACCACACCAGCAGGACCTATATCAGGAAAAGACCAAGTCAAGAGGGAGAGCGCAGCCAGCATCTCCCTGGCCCTCCCCCAGGCACAGCACAGGCTTCCCACAGAGGGCATGACTGCGATCAGTCATTTAAATTCTCCAAGAAGTCCTTTCACTGATTCTA is a window of Nycticebus coucang isolate mNycCou1 chromosome 18, mNycCou1.pri, whole genome shotgun sequence DNA encoding:
- the GID4 gene encoding glucose-induced degradation protein 4 homolog, with amino-acid sequence MPVRTECPPPAGASAASAASLIPPPPINTQQPGVATSLLYSGSKFRGHQKSKGNSYDVEVVLQHVDTGNSYLCGYLKIKGLTEEYPTLTTFFEGEIISKKHPFLTRKWDADEDVDRKHWGKFLAFYQYAKSFNSDDFDYEELKNGDYVFMRWKEQFLVPDHTIKDISGASFAGFYYICFQKSAASIEGYYYHRSSEWYQSLNLTHVPEHSAPIYEFR